A window of Benincasa hispida cultivar B227 chromosome 9, ASM972705v1, whole genome shotgun sequence genomic DNA:
GATGAAGCCTCTAAGATGAATCGTGAGCATTCCTCCATTTTATCCTACTCGAACAAAACAGAGCAACCCAAAAAACATTGTAAGTTTTTGGTTAATTCCTTTCCCAAAGCCAATTtcaaaggggaaaaagaagaaacctTGTCGATTTGAAGAAAACCCAGAAGCTGATCGTGGTATTTTGCGGCGACATGGGGTTCTATGTCGTTGATAACTTGAAAAATAATGGCGGTTGCTATTACTGATGGAAGAAAACATACGAATCTACAATCTGGGAATTAagaaataattaagaaaaacagAAATCAAATTTggtattattaattattatatcaatGTTCATGGGGGCTCACCTATAATGACAGAGAGAAGTAATCTCTCACATCTACAGAGGAATTCAGAACAGAGCTGGTCCTTCAACCCGAGGCGTCTTACAATATAGTCCAAAAAAGAAAGTGGGTTCACCGGATTCATTCTCCAAAGAAGCGTAGAGAGAACAAGAATCTCCATTCTTGTAATGGTCTTGGCTTCGAAAAAGTATTCATTTTCTTCCACCTagcaaaaaaataacaaaacaaccCAATTAATAATTGTAAATTTCGAGATTAAATTGAAAGGAGAGATGGGGTTTAAAGTTTACCTGGAAGTCTAAAAGGAGGGGGACTTGGGTTTCCTCCACTTTAGCAGCGAGAGATAAAGAAGCAATGGCGGTGAGATGGGTCATCCATGGCTTGTCAATCTGAAAATGGGGGCTGGAGAGAAACCTATCGACGTAATCAACGGCCAAAACAGCGGTGAGGGCAGTGAAATTGTAATGAGAATTGACCTTGAGAATCCAATCAACCGCCTTGGAACGAGCTGAAGCTAGAGAGGGATTGTGTGGGAGAGTGTTGTGAAGCGTATTTCTGTTCTCCTTTGAGAAGAGAGACACCAATTCCTCGTCTTCCCAGAGAAAATCTCTGTCCGACAAGAAAACAGAGTTTGGGGAATTGATGTTAACATCAATCGAGAAAGCTTCGACCTTTGGTTGGGAATGGCCATCTTCAATCTCATTTTCAAAGCAGTAGAGGGAATCAAGAAGTGAAGAGTTTTGGTGACTTGAAATTGAGTGTGCAATTGATAATGGGTAACAATGTCGTTTCGCCATTCTGTAGTTTCTCATTTCATTTGTTAGTTGTTTTTCCAGGACCGTCGTAGAAGGTGGGGAATTTGGAGGAAAGAGATGGTGGTTGAGGCTTTATTTGCGAGGTTTGGGGGATGATATGCTTCTGTATTGGGAGCCTCTCCTGCTTATAATCAGCAGACATAAATCATGGGCCATgcaatataatcaatcaacacgTGACACTCGTACAATACCCTCGTGGGCCATATAGACAGCCAAGCCGGTCCATAAACTAAACTCCTGCGTGTTGAGAGATTTTTCGAGGGCAGTTGTTTCAAATTTATTAGTAGATATGTAGActtttgaatcatattcgaGTGAATTGAATGTGCCATGTACGAATTATTTCTTACTAATTAATGTTTATAAGTGGAAAAAAGCTTTCATTAAGCACCCAATGGTCCCAAATTGCTGAAACTTGCTAAAAGCCTAAATGGCTTAGACTTCTttgcacacttttttttttctttgcttaAGTTGAAGCATATCTAAAGAGAAAAAGGAGTTAAAATCACGGGTCCTTCGTTTTTTTCTCCTCTGTTTTGTGCTTGAGAGTACAAAAATAGTTAGTATTTTGAATGGACCGCTTTTAAAACCCGACAGCTTCCCTTGGCAGAATTTATAGCATACATCTTGGGCTCTCCCCACCATACCACAACCAGTAATTTTCATAGCCACAACTAATTTTGTATTAGTCAAACTTGATTCTGAAAGCTAATAAGCTTCGTTTACTTTTTGCACTGGAACATTTTTGGGAATTGGGATTAGCTAAATTTTGTGGTATTAAATAGGGGCAATGTCAGCGGAGGGCCATTTCCTTTTTTGCTCAAAATGCTGTAACTGTGTAAAGcattagagagagagagagagaaaaaaaaaaagagataaaggTTAGTGAGCGGACAAAAAGGGAAGTGTGAGCAGGTAGGACAGGACAGCATCAATGAAGGTGAAGGAGTTGAAGAGGCAGTCCCACCAAAAACGATTACAAGAAGTCAGAAACGAAATTTCGAAACCCCAACAGCGAATTTTGCCATTGTTTTCTGTAAAGACAACCCTTCAAAACCCTCTGCCTTAGCTACACTATACTACTTTTATTGCCTTTTGCTTCCCACCATTCTTTTTCAACTTCACTCTTCACAACCCCCACCCAACAAAAAGTGGTAAAAGAGATGGGGAGAGACAAATTCAGTTTTCATCAATGTGGTTAAAGCTAAGGATTAGGTATTTTCAAAAGGTCTTGTATTTGTAATTTTAGATTTGTGATGAAACTGAACTGCCTATCTGATTGGACCTGTCTAAATAATTGGAGACATTAATGAAGACACGGGTGTTCATTATAATTCACGAGCCTTCTCTAATGCTAAGTTGTTCTCAAATCATGCAACCACGATAACTGATGATGGTGCAAGTCTGGAAGATCCCACATGGGATATTTCTTCTAGTTTGGCTTTTGTGTCGGGTCGGATCGGCTACGATTATGCCCGTAATCATCATGTTTTCGCTTACCTAATATGATTGGGGATTACCTAACACAGGacaattttgagatttttccaACAGTGCGAGCAGCGGATGGATGGCTGTCCTGCCCCTGCCATTTGTGATTCTGATGACACCAATGTTGAACTTTTCAGTTAGATGTTTCCCATTAACGACTTCGTAAGGATTTAAATAACAACTATGATAACAACTATTTTATGTATGTACAAACTAATAGACTCAAATCAACCGCCTAAGAATGTACGACCACATGTCAACTTCTAGAAATAGAAATTAAGATTTAGATTTGTATGATCTATGATTTCTAAGTTTGTCCTAGTTATCAATAAAGTCAACCTAAATTATAAAGGACTTGAAAATGAATTCCAATCATGACGATAATCTAGCTACAATGTAATAACTTACAAATTTTGTGTAACGGTGGATACAATAGGATTGAATGAGTCTTTTAAGATGTGCACAAACTACAACGATATGATATTGTCTATTTTAGGTGTAAGTTTACATGACTATACTTTTGAATTCTATCTCGGGAGTTTAGTTTCAATTACTAGCAAAGGCACCAATTCAAGTAGAGTTCTATAAGCAAGACAACTATTACCATCTCAAAGACTATTAGTTCAATCCTCCATTTCCTAATAATTGAAAtcataagaaataaaaaataaaaacctaatAATAGCCTAGTTTATTTATGTACCTCAGAGTTCTCGAGATTATCCTCCCAAACCCAAtgtattatttaaaattgatgtgTTTGATCCATAgatttgttatttgttaatattAGTACATGGTACGGGTCAATACAAATGCTCTACTAGTGTAATAACAAACTCATATTCACTTTTCAACCCAGACTATCAAGCTAGCAGAAGGAAAATTGTGTTTTTGAAAATGGGTTGTTCTCAGATCGAAGTAATCCTTCACTACATTGTGGTCTTTCCAGAATGATACAGTTTTGATATTTGCTATCAATCTCGTAAAGAGCATGTTAATGCACAAAAGCTTgtgtcaatttctaaaaagcCTACATAATGTAACCCAAGATATAGGTTGAGCTTTCAGTGGCAAAAGCAAGAGAATAAAGAAAAAGGTTTTTAGATGAAATGGCGGTGCATGGTTTTGACTGTAGGattgggggaaaaaaaaaacaaaacaaaaaacagagaAACAGAAAAGAATTTACCCATATTCTAAAACAAGCACATGCAGGAGAGATAGAGAGATACCCAGACCACTGCTTTACCACCGTTTTGACAAACGAAAGCCTTGAAAGGGCTCAGTGATTCATTAGGCCGCTCGTCTTTTGACTTGATCCCTTCCAATAATAAGCTTGACTGTGACAGGGACCCAACTTTGCTTTCCTCAATTCCAAATCCAACCACTAACATAACATGTCACCATTTACACTAAATCATACTCTTCAAATCCCCCTTTTCCTTTGAACCTTCTTCATTGGCTAACCCCATGAGGCCGCTTTATGCCTTCATTTTCCCACCGCTACCATCATCCGCCATATGCTTACAGATGTATCTTTTTTACCCATCACAGTTCCTGTCATTACAGCTGCAATCATCAACCTCTTCAATCTGTGCTCATGCGCCTAGATTTTATTATTTCTCCTCTTGGATGGTTGGTTCATCATGAACCTTAAAACATGCGCAAGATCTGGATCTAGCACATGGTAAGAAGTCTACagaatagaataaaaaaaaaaatcaatttaaacttttcaaatattatcAATCTTCTTGTCCTACATTCTCCATCTGAACGGTTACAGTAAAATGCCCTGGGGACCTGATTATCCATTAACCTTAACCACAAACATAATAGAGGTGCAAGTCAATAAAGTGAAGGTTGGCCTCAATGATTAGCAGCTCttctcattttcaaaaattgtgCAGTGCATTCAGGACATGATATCTACTGCATTGACAATCTGTTACATTTTGCCTTTACGTAGGTTACCCACCCATGAAGAATTCATTTAGTCATTCATACATCTCTCTTGATCGAAACAAATTCATTTAAACCACAGCTCAGCATCAATGATAGCACAAATTCATCAACTACCACGTTTGAAATGCTCTCGAATAAACCTCTCTGCATATGATGGGTATTTAGTTCGGATATATGCCCGAACACACTTTTGATATGAGAAGTCAATCCACCCACCATCGGTCCTTATAACAAAGAGGCATCTTGAGTGCCGAAAATGGGGGTGCCGGTCGACCTTCAATAGCAGAAAATAGcttaaatgatatttaaaataaaatactatGATTTTAAACTGGGCGAACATCAAATAactctaataaacaatatacGAGTAAACTTTGTGGATGTCAAAAGTGTGATAGGAACCCCTTTCTATTCACTAAATTCACAAAGAAACCAAACAAGCAACTTATTATGTATCTCCTAATGACTAGTTCGAGAGGGACATGCTCTCCACATCCTTTCAAGAAACCACACGAAATACAAAATGATACCCAGTATTTTAGAAAACACAGCGCATAAACAATGCATAAAAAGGCAACATAACTGacttaaaagaaattataactccataattaaaaatagataaacaaaaaattaaccaaaactGATACTTCTAAATGTCAGAAGCAACCATATTTCCAGTTTTACCTTCCTTGAATAAGGGTTCTGGATAGTAGTGTGCACATCTTAAAATGAGAAGTGGGTaggagaaggaaaaaagaacACGATAATTTTGTTTGGCTAGACAATGAAGGTTAAGTGTTATGAAAAACAGatcatttctattttatttatttattttttttacaatgggGTGGGGGATCAAATATCAGACATCAATGTTGGcaataaaattatatgttaattgaGCTATTTTCAcgttgaaaacaaaaaattagaacaatatttttcacctttttttttcatttttttaagagTATAGACAGACATACAAATATCCTGAATCCAAAGGAGAGAAGATAACCAATAAAAAGAGCGAAGTAGGAGAAGAAGTGCGAAAGCAAGGCCATGAGACTTAAGAATAACTTCATATTACTCAAGTGCTGTCCTCAGGCAGCAACCTATTTCAAATGTGGTCCAAGATTACAAAAGCAGTCACATTGTCCAGTAAGCTACTTTTGCAACACCATAAGTTCTATTTCTTTTCTATCCCCGAGTGTCCAGACCAACTTATGCACACCTCGACTAATCTCACAGGACAATCCACCTGTCCTTGCAACATTTGGGTGTTAAGAAAACTCGTagatattaaatcctaggtaGATTATTCTCATTTTATATCTGTGTTATATCTCTTCTGTGCAAATAGATGTGGAAGATCAGCATACCTACATAGATCTTCAATTGACAAGCAAACACCACAAGAAATGCATCAAAAGTATCGATCAGAGATGCTTCAATATCATTATGGTATGAGCTGTATTAATATGAAATTGTTTGATGACTTCAAGCACACTTCAAATGTGCTCTTTATTGGAAAGGGGTTGGATGCAAATTCGAGGCAATTACTAGATCACATGGGCAACAATTTGGGGGTAAATTAGTCATTAGCTCAGAAATTTGTGACACTGGTTATTAAGGAAGTTGGAGGGTAGGGGAAGGTGAGTCTTTTTGTGAAACCGGAAGCTTCAGCCAATcattacaatttatttatttatcatttcaCATGGTTTCTTTTGCACTTATTATACAATTCCAACCTTGTATCTTTATACTACTTTTAGCTAATGACTGGTACTAGGTAGGACAGActtcaaattattcaatttttctttttaatccaCACTAGAATAGCTAACCAAGACTAGTTTGGAATATCAGATATTATTGGTTTTCACGTCAAATTTAAATTGGCTAGGAATTGAGGGAGTCAGGGGAGGGATCTCAAATTTCTATCCCCCCCACAACTTTGTAATTCTTTCATCTCAAGGCTAGCCTGGTTCCTATTATCCCTTTTTCTAAGAGCTAGAGTTGTATATTTCATTTCATAAGATGAACTGCAGGGTGAATTTGTTAGAGTTGTATATACATAAGAGGTTATCCATTATATTTTGAGCTTTTGGAAATATCCATAAACCAGATGTCATTTGTTTCTTTATCTGCTTTACTTCTATATGGCCTAACAAAATAAAGCATGCAAACTGCATATTTGAAAGTTGAAACATAGTTCTAGTCTAGATAAAAGCATACCATAATGGATTCAATTCCACAtccaattttatcttcaaaatgTGGATGATGAGCTAGAAGCCTGACCACAATTTTCTCATCCTCAGATGTCAACCGGCCCCCATCCACATACCTAGCATAAAAAATAGAGGTCCGTAAGAGAAGAGGGCAAAATACCATAAGAGCAAAGTGTGATCGTTAAACAAAAACATGAGCTATATAATGGAAAAGTGCCTAATGAGACCATCTCATGAACAAGCCAACCTGGCAACCTACCCTACACATTAAGGAAAGCATTGCTTTTACCAGTTAAAAGCTACACGGTCATCCACTTGTTCTCACTGGACATAACTTTTGATCTCAATAGTCATAATATTATGTATTGGATACTATTCAAAATGGAGAAGAACAAAGCGAGCATACAGGTTACAATCATGACACCAGTAAGCAACCAGATGGAAGAAAACCTAGCAAATATTGTGTTGAGAAATATTGATACAATTGTCAACAGAAATCTCAGGCAATGCGTGAGGCTTGAATCTCTCCCAAAATGAAACTACCAAACACACAATACCTTTTTCCTCTACATCTCCTACTATCAATCTTAACGAAATTTCCCAAGGGCTCCACTGTCCAAATGTAGAAAAATATTCCCTCCCCCTGGCCGAACAACTGACAACTCCTTGCATAAAACTGAAAGATGACcgcattaattaattaagtc
This region includes:
- the LOC120085539 gene encoding cyclin-D3-1-like, encoding MRNYRMAKRHCYPLSIAHSISSHQNSSLLDSLYCFENEIEDGHSQPKVEAFSIDVNINSPNSVFLSDRDFLWEDEELVSLFSKENRNTLHNTLPHNPSLASARSKAVDWILKVNSHYNFTALTAVLAVDYVDRFLSSPHFQIDKPWMTHLTAIASLSLAAKVEETQVPLLLDFQVEENEYFFEAKTITRMEILVLSTLLWRMNPVNPLSFLDYIVRRLGLKDQLCSEFLCRCERLLLSVIIDCRFVCFLPSVIATAIIFQVINDIEPHVAAKYHDQLLGFLQIDKDKMEECSRFILEASSRGHSNKWKNKQRFGLVDICSNGRNMNVDIVVSSPETATKKRKIELPP